The following are encoded together in the Diabrotica undecimpunctata isolate CICGRU chromosome 7, icDiaUnde3, whole genome shotgun sequence genome:
- the LOC140445931 gene encoding SPRY domain-containing SOCS box protein 3-like — MKCKHPLCIEKCREKAKLNADVVQCKCIEDIGIFVWEWSPAHSSPDTRITNDNKDILFHPCYSSGTAAVRGTIPFERNLHYYWEVQMTSNMYGTDVMVGVGTAKVVFADWKFRFCSLLGIDSQSWGYSYHGLIQHNKLVRKYGSNFGLGSSIGVHLDMNKGTLEYFLNRKPLGIAFTGIKAQELYPMVSSTAAQSAVRLTCAVSEESTLQMLCLAFIAKHKNLYQSYQQIPGLKRLYERKYFWIGPNFEEDKIKRLANLEDNLMCPLNYENFLKSHKKLRTTPWFPSDFSSDVDTSDSNVSNASSDYDTQ; from the exons ATGAAGTGTAAGCATCCATTGTGTATTGAAAAATGCAGAGAAAAGGCAAAACTAAATGCAGATGTAGTGCAATGCAAATGTATTGAAGATATTGGGATATTTGTTTGGGAATGGTCCCCAGCCCATAGTTCACCCGATACGAGAATAACTAATGATAATAAGGATATTTTATTTCATCCTTGCTATAGTTCTGGTACTGCAGCTGTGAGAGGAACCATACCATTTGAGAGAAATTTACATTATTATTGGGAAGTGCAAATGACTTCAAATATGTATGGAACCGATGTG ATGGTAGGTGTTGGTACAGCAAAAGTTGTATTTGCTGACTGGAAATTTAGGTTCTGTAGTCTACTAGGAATCGATTCTCAATCATGGGGTTACTCCTACCATGGACTTATTCAACACAACAAATTAGTTAGGAAGTATGGATCAAATTTTGGGTTGGGAAGCTCTATTGGAGTTCATTTAGATATGAATAAAGGaactttagaatattttttaaatagaaaacctTTAG GAATTGCTTTTACTGGCATTAAAGCCCAGGAACTGTACCCCATGGTTAGTTCCACAGCAGCTCAATCTGCAGTTAGGTTAACCTGTGCAGTATCAGAAGAATCTACCTTACAGATGTTGTGTTTAGCCTTTATTGCAAAACACAAAAATCTGTACCAAAGTTATCAACAGATTCCTGGCCTTAAAAGGTTGTATGAAAGGAAGTACTTTTGGATTGGACCAAATTTTG AAGAAGACAAGATAAAACGCTTAGCAAACTTAGAAGACAACTTGATGTGTCCTTTAAATTATGAAAACTTTTTGAAATCCCATAAGAAACTAAGAACCACGCCTTGGTTCCCTTCAGATTTCAGTAGTGACGTTGACACAAGTGACTCAAATGTATCGAATGCATCTTCTGATTATGATACGCAATGA